The bacterium genome includes a region encoding these proteins:
- a CDS encoding FMN-binding protein, whose translation MPFNKDSRPFMVLFLVAASVLVASALTALYAYTKPVIDEQKARLFNRRVIEVFGLADSGAELAPARVDELYSKHVKKDQAGGLTLYRGYDDAGKELGVAFEASGSGLWSVIRVLVALTPDYKNIYRLRVLEQGETPGLGGRIAEPEFLQKFDDLPLGPAPGYVGVVAYQAPDKPYEVAAITGATQTSKSLEKLLNAGIAAFLAAVKGGTP comes from the coding sequence ATGCCCTTCAATAAAGACTCGCGCCCCTTCATGGTCCTCTTCCTGGTGGCCGCGTCGGTGCTGGTGGCCTCGGCCCTCACCGCCCTCTACGCCTACACCAAGCCGGTGATAGACGAGCAGAAGGCGCGCCTCTTCAACCGGCGGGTCATCGAGGTCTTCGGCCTGGCCGACTCCGGGGCGGAGCTTGCGCCCGCGCGGGTGGACGAGCTTTACTCGAAGCACGTCAAGAAGGACCAGGCCGGCGGGCTCACCCTCTACCGGGGCTACGACGACGCGGGGAAGGAGCTGGGCGTGGCGTTCGAGGCCTCGGGGAGCGGCCTGTGGAGCGTGATTCGGGTCCTGGTGGCCCTGACGCCGGATTACAAGAATATCTACCGCCTGCGGGTCCTGGAGCAGGGGGAGACGCCGGGGCTGGGTGGGCGGATCGCCGAGCCGGAGTTCCTGCAAAAGTTCGACGACCTGCCGCTGGGCCCGGCGCCGGGCTACGTGGGCGTCGTGGCCTACCAGGCCCCCGACAAGCCCTACGAGGTGGCGGCCATCACCGGGGCCACCCAGACCTCCAAGTCCCTGGAGAAGCTGTTGAACGCGGGCATCGCGGCCTTCCTCGCCGCGGTGAAGGGGGGAACGCCGTGA
- a CDS encoding SH3 domain-containing protein translates to MRPTTALVLYSILATAVLGAPEWTSPASRPEIEPMYALVDVDALNVRDAPSVDGNKIGLLHRGDRAEILAWAVGYDSRGAGYVWAEVRSGDLHGYVAAEEKSYAWGEYGERYLVVEHAFGEPELTLAADLDSDGAPEEVRVGPGEVHVEYEQFYYDEEYVYRLPLVLRVEGSFNAEVRLADFFLGTSAEEVPAEELIAGLDESGELGWYHNWSLYGLEAGDFNGDGAAELRLTLDYRSSYPSPVMGPTFTRRRVLGFAWGNDGLRCIYGYTEWAFLLGSDEDGPSGNWAYVEGGAELTPEALRYRAVMCCPEEPVPYVNFRFIHAHERLDRLDRVRHPLPPPNYLADGRWFSTDLEARWVPEAGFYALYCPPGNDYALELGYAYSEVSPVGLLGVDTAESVWGLLKEPLTLFCLPGSGTVAGTLEPEIWVDVRTYETRDGAWYLVSAVPYSAFTGQAPALAGWTRTPPKTEE, encoded by the coding sequence GTGAGACCGACGACCGCGCTCGTCCTTTATTCGATTTTGGCCACGGCGGTTCTCGGGGCGCCGGAGTGGACCAGCCCGGCCTCCCGGCCCGAAATCGAGCCGATGTACGCCCTGGTGGACGTGGACGCCCTCAACGTCCGCGACGCCCCGTCGGTGGACGGGAATAAAATCGGCCTGCTCCACCGCGGCGACCGGGCGGAAATCCTGGCCTGGGCGGTGGGGTACGACAGCCGGGGTGCGGGCTACGTCTGGGCCGAGGTGCGCTCGGGCGACCTCCACGGCTACGTCGCCGCCGAGGAGAAGAGCTACGCTTGGGGGGAGTACGGCGAGCGCTACCTGGTCGTCGAGCACGCGTTCGGCGAGCCGGAGCTCACCCTCGCCGCGGACCTGGACTCCGACGGCGCCCCCGAGGAGGTCCGGGTCGGGCCGGGGGAGGTCCACGTAGAGTACGAGCAGTTCTACTACGACGAGGAGTACGTTTACCGCCTGCCCCTGGTGCTGCGGGTCGAGGGTTCGTTCAACGCCGAGGTGCGACTGGCCGACTTCTTCCTGGGGACGAGCGCCGAGGAGGTGCCCGCGGAGGAGCTCATCGCCGGGCTGGATGAGTCCGGAGAGCTCGGCTGGTACCACAACTGGAGCCTCTACGGCCTCGAGGCCGGCGACTTCAACGGCGACGGGGCGGCCGAGCTGCGCCTGACCCTGGACTACCGCTCCTCCTACCCTTCGCCGGTCATGGGGCCGACCTTCACCCGCCGGCGGGTGCTGGGCTTCGCCTGGGGGAATGACGGCCTGCGGTGCATCTACGGTTACACCGAGTGGGCCTTCCTCCTCGGGTCCGACGAGGACGGCCCGTCCGGCAACTGGGCCTACGTCGAAGGCGGGGCGGAGCTGACCCCGGAGGCGCTGCGATACCGCGCCGTGATGTGTTGCCCCGAGGAGCCGGTGCCCTACGTCAATTTCCGATTCATCCATGCCCACGAGCGGCTGGACCGGCTGGATCGGGTGCGGCACCCGCTGCCGCCGCCGAACTACCTCGCCGACGGTCGGTGGTTTTCGACGGACCTGGAGGCGCGCTGGGTGCCCGAGGCCGGGTTTTACGCCCTCTACTGCCCGCCGGGCAACGACTACGCCCTGGAGCTCGGCTACGCCTACTCCGAGGTCTCCCCCGTGGGGCTGCTCGGGGTGGACACGGCCGAATCCGTGTGGGGTTTGCTGAAAGAACCGTTGACGCTTTTCTGCCTGCCGGGGTCCGGGACCGTCGCCGGGACCCTGGAGCCGGAGATCTGGGTGGACGTGCGGACTTACGAGACGCGGGACGGCGCCTGGTACCTCGTCTCCGCCGTCCCTTACAGCGCCTTTACCGGTCAGGCCCCCGCGCTGGCCGGCTGGACCCGCACCCCGCCGAAGACGG
- a CDS encoding HEPN domain-containing protein, whose amino-acid sequence MGTMLMSSDLKQMALDRVRDAQILLEAKRYVSSYYLIGYAVEYALKAVIAKRTRRHEFPEKKRVNESWTHDFDKLFEKAALEKEPMNKQTETYLATVKKWKPDSRYEPKKSRNEAEDLFEAVTHPHDGVLSWLKTYW is encoded by the coding sequence ATGGGCACAATGCTAATGAGTAGTGATTTGAAACAAATGGCACTTGATCGCGTAAGAGATGCGCAGATTTTATTAGAAGCTAAAAGATACGTCAGTTCCTACTACTTGATAGGGTATGCCGTCGAATATGCCCTGAAGGCTGTAATTGCCAAACGAACCCGGCGACACGAATTCCCAGAGAAAAAACGAGTGAATGAAAGTTGGACACATGATTTCGATAAGTTATTCGAAAAAGCAGCTTTAGAAAAGGAACCAATGAATAAGCAGACAGAGACATATTTGGCTACAGTAAAAAAATGGAAACCTGATTCAAGATATGAGCCAAAGAAGAGTAGAAACGAAGCTGAAGACCTTTTCGAGGCAGTGACACATCCTCACGATGGAGTTCTATCATGGTTGAAAACATACTGGTAA